CGGGCGCAGATGCCGTGCAAACGTCGCCAGGGTCTGGTCGAGGCGCGCCGCGTTGGGGACGTAGCCGATCGCGCTGAACAAACACACGACGGCATCGAAGCGCCGCTCGAGATTGAAGCTGATCATGTCGCCGAGATGCAGCAGCACGTCGGGGCAGCGCCGGCGCGCGATGTCGAGCATCGAGTGATCGGCATCCAGACCCTGGCAGGCATACCACGCCCGCAGATGTTCGAGATGGCCGCCCGTGCCACAGCCAACGTCGAGCAACTCGCTGCCGCGAGCGCGGTGGCGGGCGGCGAGGATGTCGTCGATGCGAGCGGCTTCGGCGGCATAATCTTTTCCCTGTGCCCGGTAGAGCGCATCGTAGAAGGGGGCCGAGCGCGCGTAAAACGACATCGTCGTGCTCCTCTACCGCGGTGCGGTGACGAACGGGATGGCGACAAAATAGCGGGCGGGGCGCACATCGCTCGCGGCGATGGCGCCGATGATCGAAAGAACGACGTTGGCGAGTGTGAGGATCGCGTAGAGCGCGAGCCCACGTAGAAGCCAGGCTCGATCGAGTGCGGAAGCTTCGAACGTATCGCGGTGCCCTAAAAACAGCCCGAGCATCGCGATCGAGCCGGCCGTGACGACGAGTGAGTACGTCGCTTGGAAATTGAAAGCCGCGGCGGCATGCGTGCGAGCGAAAGGCATCCCGTCCGAGCGTTTTACGCGCAGCCAGATCAACAGCGTCGCAATGAGGTTCGCATACGGAACGTTCGTAAAAACGAGGAGTCCTGCGGCATTGGCGTAGATCGCCCAGGAACGGTCGTCATCGGAGATTGTCGCCATGAGAAACGCTGATTGCGCGATCTGCGGAAATGGCCTTCCGAGCAAGCCGACGAAGTGCGCGCAACATGCACGAGTACGATGTGCTCGTCGTCGGCGGCGGTAACGCCGGCTGTGCGGCAGCGATCTCGGCCGCGCGCCATGGGGCGCGCACGATGCTCGTCGAGCGTTACGGGTTTCTTGGTGGTACCGCGACCGCGGCGATGGTGGGCCCGTGGATGACGTTCCATTCGGGCACCGAGCGCATCGTTGGCGGGATCGCGCAAGAGATCGTCGAGCGGCTCATCCGAAAGGGCGGCTCACCCGGGCACCTGCACGATTCGTCGGACTACGTGCCGACGATCACGCCGTTCGATCCCGAGATACACAAGGCGCTCCTCTTTGAAATGATGCAGGAGGCCGGCGTCGATCTGCTGCTGCACGCCTGGTTCTTGGCGGCGATCGTTGACGACGATCGCGTGGTTGGGGCCAGTTTTGCGACCGTCGGCGGCGGGCGTACCTATCGCGCGCGGACGATCGTCGACGCGACGGCGGATGCCTACGTTGCCGCGAGCGCCGGGGTCCCGACGCAGCAAGGCGACGAACGCGGCCGCGTCCAGCCCGCCAGCCTGATGCTGCGCTTGAGTCACGTCGATCTCACCAAGACCGCTACCTACGTTCGCATGCATCCGGATCAAATGCGTACCACGCTCAAAGCCCACGAACGCACGGCGCCGGCGCTGACGGCCGTGGCGGGGCTCTACGCTCTATGGCAACAGGCGGTCGACGACGGCATGGTCGATATTCCGCGCGAACTCGTCTCGTTTTTCATTTCTCCGTATCCCGACGAAGTGACCGTCAATATGACGCGCGTGACCGATATCGACCCGCTCGATCCCGACGATCTCACGCGGGCGGAGGT
This is a stretch of genomic DNA from Candidatus Dormiibacterota bacterium. It encodes these proteins:
- a CDS encoding class I SAM-dependent methyltransferase, whose protein sequence is MSFYARSAPFYDALYRAQGKDYAAEAARIDDILAARHRARGSELLDVGCGTGGHLEHLRAWYACQGLDADHSMLDIARRRCPDVLLHLGDMISFNLERRFDAVVCLFSAIGYVPNAARLDQTLATFARHLRPGGVAIVEPWVTPDRWIDGHLDALFADEPALKVARMSVSRRDGNVSILNFHYMIAQSDGVRT
- a CDS encoding DUF4870 domain-containing protein, which produces MATISDDDRSWAIYANAAGLLVFTNVPYANLIATLLIWLRVKRSDGMPFARTHAAAAFNFQATYSLVVTAGSIAMLGLFLGHRDTFEASALDRAWLLRGLALYAILTLANVVLSIIGAIAASDVRPARYFVAIPFVTAPR
- a CDS encoding FAD-dependent oxidoreductase, whose amino-acid sequence is MHEYDVLVVGGGNAGCAAAISAARHGARTMLVERYGFLGGTATAAMVGPWMTFHSGTERIVGGIAQEIVERLIRKGGSPGHLHDSSDYVPTITPFDPEIHKALLFEMMQEAGVDLLLHAWFLAAIVDDDRVVGASFATVGGGRTYRARTIVDATADAYVAASAGVPTQQGDERGRVQPASLMLRLSHVDLTKTATYVRMHPDQMRTTLKAHERTAPALTAVAGLYALWQQAVDDGMVDIPRELVSFFISPYPDEVTVNMTRVTDIDPLDPDDLTRAEVAARLQVMQLLRFFKERVPGFEHARIAGTGAQVGIRESRRIVGRYTLTAQDVLQGRHFEDAVARSAYPIDIHNPTGSGTSTQRLEPGAAYEIPYRCLLPINREQLVVAGRCISTTHEALASTRLTPTVMTLGQAAGTAAALANERGIRVGDVAPESLRERLVADGVDLRRTTQP